In Silene latifolia isolate original U9 population chromosome 3, ASM4854445v1, whole genome shotgun sequence, a single window of DNA contains:
- the LOC141649883 gene encoding uncharacterized protein LOC141649883, whose product MTNSNEIPTGEASYSNPYDDPLFLANSESANMSLTNTPFNGSNFLSWSRGVVLALGTKNKQGFITSAVPMPAVTSPKFPQWMRCDHMVRCWLLYSIAPSIKEGFTSCKSAKLLWTDLCERYGQSNAPLLYQLKKELKNISQENASVVEYFNKLKRHWDDIEELEELPECNCGAMDKCTCCLYKKLLEIASREKVITFLMGLIDTYENLRSNILAMDPVPPINKAYSIVQQVESQKNIINMINLHQNSSAMNSFNKSSGKQPWNVWKRDPKKLKPDDRWCPACQKKGHTIDTCFVKHPELKEKFLARFSANNASTMSADNTTSGYQGAPVRRGFTSAYQGAPEYNANAASTKGPSMDSASQAPTGALVTPVHFDPVLLTTFYNQMMQLAQAKQDSPLDYSDTSVNFAGISLAHHTPNATCTVDWIIDSGATNHMCGNSALFDKLINLQAPIRIGQPDGSLQLVTQTGNISLLNGSIILHNVLYVPAFQHNLLSVGKLLLTTGFLIQFYVHHCVIQDPLSSCPVAVCFQERGLYKLKNSTTALSLSSLQHSTLIPNPAVHNVVNKTA is encoded by the coding sequence ATGACGAATTCTAATGAAATTCCAACTGGTGAAGCTTCTTACAGTAATCCGTATGATGATCCACTTTTTCTTGCAAATTCTGAGAGTGCTAATATGTCATTGACGAATACTCCTTTCAATGGCTCTAATTTTTTGTCTTGGAGTCGAGGTGTTGTTCTTGCTCTAGGCACGAAGAATAAGCAAGGTTTCATCACAAGTGCAGTTCCAATGCCTGCAGTCACGTCTCCAAAGTTTCCTCAATGGATGAGGTGTGATCATATGGTTAGATGTTGGTTACTGTATTCCATTGCTCCTTCAATCAAAGAAGGTTTTACATCTTGTAAGTCAGCGAAGTTGTTATGGACTGATCTGTGTGAACGCTATGGTCAATCCAATGCTCCTCTTCTATATCAGTTGAAGAAGGAGTTGAAGAACATCTCACAAGAAAACGCTTCTGTTGTTGAATATTTCAACAAACTTAAGCGACATTGGGATGATATTGAAGAATTAGAAGAGTTACCTGAATGCAATTGTGGAGCTATGGACAAGTGTACTTGCTGTCTCTACAAGAAGTTACTTGAGATTGCTTCTCGTGAGAAGGTCATCACTTTTCTCATGGGATTAATTGATACCTATGAGAATTTAAGGTCAAATATACTGGCTATGGATCCTGTTCCTCCAATCAACAAAGCTTATTCTATTGTTCAGCAAGTTGAGAGTCAGAAAAAtatcataaacatgattaatcttcatcaaaattcTAGTGCTATGAATTCTTTCAACAAATCCAGTGGGAAGCAGCCTTGGAATGTTTGGAAACGTGATCCTAAAAAGCTTAAGCCTGATGATCGTTGGTGTCCAGCTTGTCAGAAAAAAGGACATACAATTGACACCTGTTTTGTGAAGCATCCTGAACTGAAGGAGAAGTTTTTGGCAAGGTTTTCTGCTAATAATGCTTCCACAATGTCTGCTGATAATACCACTTCTGGTTACCAGGGAGCACCTGTTCGCAGAGGTTTTACATCTGCTTATCAGGGAGCACCTGAGTATAATGCTAATGCTGCTTCTACCAAGGGTCCCTCTATGGATTCTGCTTCTCAGGCACCTACAGGAGCACTTGTTACTCCTGTTCATTTTGATCCAGTACTGTTGACTACCTTTTATAATCAAATGATGCAATTGGCCCAAGCTAAGCAGGATTCTCCTTTGGATTATTCTGACACCTCAGTTAATTTTGCAGGTATCTCACTAGCACATCACACTCCTAATGCTACTTGTACTGTTGACTGGATCATAGACTCAGGCGCCACTAATCATATGTGTGGTAATTCTGCTTTGTTTGATAAATTGATCAATTTACAAGCACCAATTAGGATAGGTCAACCTGATGGTTCTCTCCAATTGGTTACACAGACTGGCAATATCTCTTTACTCAATGGCTCAATCATTCTGCATAATGTTCTTTATGTTCCTGCTTTTCAGCACAATTTGCTGTCAGTAGGAAAATTACTTCTTACTACTGGTTTTCTCATTCAGTTTTATGTTCATCACTGTGTGATACAGGACCCACTTTCTAGCTGTCCTGTGGCAGTTTGCTTTCAAGAAAGGGGTTTATACAAGTTGAAGAATTCTACTACAGCTTTGTCTTTGTCTAGTTTGCAGCATTCTACTTTGATTCCTAACCCTGCAGTTCATAATGTTGTTAATAAGACTGCATGA
- the LOC141648287 gene encoding WD-40 repeat-containing protein MSI2-like — MGEEGEDAPMTEQQLIEEFAVWKKNTPVLYDVVLYHPLEWPSLTVQWLPSPPKLDPDTSMAVHQLILGTHTCDDVPNYLMLADVHLSPDNGPCSSAPKVEIVKKFHVDGEVNRARCMPQKPNIVAAKTSEPEVYVFDMSKDMDTNGTESTGPSWKLRGHEKEGYGISWNPFKEGHLLSGSYDCNICLWDVSSMPQSSVIDAMSVYKAHKNIVEHVAWHTKNENLFGSVDDDGQLMIWDTRSDKPQHSVVAHEKEVNYLAFNTFNEWILATASSDTTIGLFDLRKLTAPLHFLSSHTEEVFQVEWDPNHETVLASSSDDRRLMVWDLNRIGDEQLEGEAEDGPPELLFSHGGHKAKISDFSWNKNVPWAISSVADDNTVQVWQMAESIYRDED; from the exons ATGGGAGAAGAAGGAGAAGATGCACCAATGACGGAGCAACAATTGATCGAAGAATTCGCGGTATGGAAGAAGAACACACCGGTATTATACGATGTCGTTTTGTACCATCCTCTTGAATGGCCATCTTTGACAGTTCAATGGCTTCCTTCGCCGCCCAAGCTCGATCCAGATACATCAATGGCGGTTCATCAGCTTATCCTTGGGACCCACACTTGTGATGATGTTCCTAATTATCTTATGCTTGCTGATGTTCATCTGTCGCCGGATAATGGTCCTTGTTCTTCGGCTCCCAag GTGGAGATTGTGAAGAAGTTTCATGTTGATGGGGAGGTGAACCGTGCTCGATGTATGCCACAGAAACCTAATATTGTTGCTGCAAAGACGAGTGAGCCTGAGGTGTATGTTTTCGATATGTCCAAGGATATGGACACGAATGGGACGGAATCGACTGGTCCTAGCTGGAAACTGAGAGGTCATGAGAAGGAAGGCTATGGAATTTCATGGAATCCCTTTAAGGAGGGTCATTTGCTGAGTGGTTCTTATGATTGTAACATATGTTTGTGGGATGTGTCATCGATGCCTCAGAGTTCAGTCATTGATGCTATGAGTGTCTATAAG GCTCACAAGAACATAGTAGAACATGTCGCATGGCATACAAAGAATGAGAACTTATTTGGTTCAGTTGATGATGATGGTCAACTGATGATCTGGGATACACGATCTGACAAGCCTCAACATTCTGTCGTTGCTCATGAAAAGGAG GTGAATTATCTGGCTTTCAATACCTTCAATGAATGGATATTAGCGACAGCTTCTTCAGATACTACCATCGGACTGTTCGACTTAAGAAAGCTGACTGCACCCTTGCATTTCTTGTCCAGTCACAC AGAAGAGGTGTTTCAGGTTGAATGGGATCCGAATCACGAGACTGTGCTGGCATCTTCCTCAGATGATAGAAGGCTGATGGTGTGGGACCTTAACAG GATTGGGGATGAGCAGCTGGAGGGAGAAGCTGAAGATGGACCACCGGAACTGCTCTTCTCGCATGGAGGTCACAAGGCTAAGATATCAGACTTCTCTTGGAACAAAAACGTACCATGGGCGATTTCAAGCGTGGCTGATGACAATACAGTCCAGGTCTGGCAAATGGCTGAGAGTATATACCGAGATGAAGACTAA
- the LOC141648288 gene encoding basic leucine zipper 23 — translation MVEDTFNGNKRMPLVDDGDLEFSNKELLSNTNIDIPSSGSMDSFFDELLRDTHACTHTHTCNPPGPDLTHTHTCFHVHTKIVPPTSEEKSGNNDDSAESGEQSSKKRGRGRGGNREAVRKYRQKKKAHTASLEDEIVKLRALNQQLLKRLQGQGALEAEVARLKCLLVDIRGRIEGEIGSFPYQRPVKNGDAYQNIGNPSLPGSYLISCNAQCGDQIYCLHDGKASEGATLNGHDLNGCDFENLNCVASLGSAPSYSCATTNVTSTIGSSGNAKRKR, via the exons ATGGTAGAGGACACATTTAACGGTAATAAGAGGATGCCTTTAGTAGACGATGGAGATCTTGAATTTTCGAACAAAGAGTTGCTTTCTAATACAAACATTGATATTCCAAGTAGTGGATCAATGGATAGTTTCTTTGATGAACTATTGAGAGATACCCATGCTTGTACTCATACACACACTTGCAACCCTCCAGGCCCCGATTTAACGCATACACACACTTGCTTTCATGTCCATACAAAAATTGTGCCTCCAACAAGCGAGGAAAAGAGTGGTAATAATGACGATTCTGCTGAATCCGGGGAGCAAAGTAGTAAGAAACGAGGGAGGGGTCGTGGAGGTAACCGAGAGGCTGTCCGAAAGTAccgtcaaaagaagaaggctcataCTGCCTCATTGGAGGACGAGATTGTCAAGTTGAGAGCTTTGAATCAACAATTGTTAAAGCGGTTACAGGGTCAAGGGGCATTGGAGGCCGAGGTTGCAAGGCTGAAGTGTCTTCTAGTGGATATTAGGGGAAGAATTGAAGGGGAAATTGGATCTTTCCCCTATCAAAGACCGGTCAAGAATGGCGATGCTTACCAAAACATTGGTAATCCAAGCTTGCCTGGTTCTTATTTGATCTCGTGCAATGCACAATGTGGTGATCAGATTTATTGTCTTCATGATGGAAAAGCTTCAGAAGGTGCAACCTTAAATGGTCATGATTTAAATGGTTGCGATTTTGAAAATCTTAATTGCGTTGCAAGTCTGGGATCTGCGCCATCTTATAGTTGTGCCACAACAAATGTAACGTCAACTATTGGTTCGTCAGGCAATGCTAAGAGAAAAAG GTAG
- the LOC141649884 gene encoding uncharacterized protein LOC141649884 translates to MLTNCHFEELALWGSLLYPGNKVRDGNSAVCHRARLNTVASLVYLPEAHTILETRLDWQTLLVYYAAVVTHECVVPMHLLLLNGMLGLRLQLVIVAVRRCMRGCLFDHGYAFRADTLLCAIFVPDFLVAVFFFQRKVRKPGIGRTLICVRL, encoded by the exons ATGTTGACTAATTGCCACTTTGAAGAATTGGCGCTCTGGGGTTCCTTGTTATATCCTGGCAACAAGGTTAGGGATGGCAATAGTGCTGTCTGCCATAGAGCTCGG CTGAATACTGTTGCATCCCTGGTATATTTGCCGGAAGCCCACACTATCTTGGAAACGAGATTAGATTGGCAAACGTTACTG GTGTATTATGCTGCAGTGGTGACGCATGAATGCGTAGTGCCGATGCATTTGCTGCTGTTGAATG GTATGCTTGGTTTGCGCTTGCAGTTGGTGATTGTCGCGGTCCGGCGCTGCATGAGGGGGTGCCTATTTGATCATGGCTACGCGTTTAGAGCTGACACCCTCTTGTGTGCAATATTTGTTCCAGATTTCCTTGTTGCAGTATTTTTTTTCCAGAGAAAAGTCCGTAAACCAGGAATAGGCCGCACTCTAATTTG TGTCAGGCTATGA